From one Thermatribacter velox genomic stretch:
- a CDS encoding S1 RNA-binding domain-containing protein: protein MSEEKSMDLFNENLENVRPIKVGEILKGKVIKKGEEGYFVNINYKAEGILPFSEKALGRSGEVKHELQEGEEIWVMVNRIDEQGYVWLSRERARYQGAWFDIEESVREQKPLQAKVVRKVKGGLIVDIGINAFLPASCIDVVPQKNLDEWIGKTLEVRVIEADRKARNVVVSRRIILEEEERRRKQALIDSLEVGQVRKGVVKNITSFGAFVDLGGLDGLLHVSELSWGRVNKVEDVLQKGDEVEVKVIAWNPEKEEVSLSLKRLTPDPWDSITERISPGDIVKGKVVSMRDFGVFVEVEEGIEGLIHVSDLSWSYVRHPREVVKVGDVVEARVLEIDPENRKLSLGLKQVFPDPWENIDEKCPLGSTVKVRVTKITPRRALVEVEEGIEGHIPLEELSWKRITRVNEVVRRNQLVEAKVIDVDRESRRVTFSIKQLRPNPWEEVARRWKVGDMVEGKIQRLMGFGAFVELAPEVEALLPLSEIDWEPVKHPGQVLKKNQSLQLKIIEFVPEEQRIVVSRKALLPDPWERVKSRYPVGSIHDGKVVRLVDFGAFVELEEGWDGLVHISEISEERISSPAEVLSVGENVRVKVIKLDDQERKIGLSIKQAQKEEMLTSKEETSAQDGRVTLGDVIGEKLSSILNNLRK, encoded by the coding sequence GTGAGTGAAGAAAAAAGTATGGACCTTTTTAACGAGAACCTCGAGAATGTCCGCCCCATTAAAGTAGGTGAAATCCTCAAGGGCAAAGTCATCAAAAAAGGAGAAGAAGGCTATTTCGTTAACATAAATTACAAAGCTGAGGGGATTCTTCCTTTTTCTGAAAAAGCCCTGGGAAGAAGCGGTGAAGTCAAGCACGAATTGCAAGAAGGAGAAGAAATATGGGTTATGGTAAACCGCATTGATGAACAGGGCTATGTCTGGCTTTCCCGGGAACGTGCCCGCTACCAGGGTGCCTGGTTTGATATAGAGGAAAGTGTGCGTGAACAAAAACCCCTCCAGGCCAAAGTGGTGCGCAAAGTCAAGGGAGGGCTCATTGTTGACATTGGTATCAATGCTTTTCTTCCCGCCTCCTGCATTGACGTCGTCCCGCAGAAAAATCTGGATGAGTGGATAGGCAAAACTCTGGAAGTGAGGGTAATTGAAGCGGATCGCAAAGCCAGGAATGTAGTGGTTTCTCGTCGCATAATCCTTGAAGAAGAGGAGCGACGGAGAAAGCAGGCCCTTATAGACTCCCTTGAAGTTGGACAAGTGCGTAAGGGTGTGGTAAAGAACATCACCAGTTTCGGTGCTTTTGTGGACCTGGGAGGTCTGGATGGTTTGCTGCACGTTTCGGAACTTTCCTGGGGGAGAGTGAACAAAGTTGAAGATGTGCTCCAGAAGGGCGATGAAGTAGAAGTCAAAGTTATTGCCTGGAACCCTGAAAAAGAGGAAGTCTCCCTGAGCTTGAAAAGGTTAACTCCGGACCCCTGGGATAGCATCACTGAACGGATAAGCCCTGGAGATATTGTGAAAGGCAAAGTGGTTTCCATGCGTGATTTCGGCGTCTTTGTGGAAGTCGAAGAGGGAATAGAGGGTCTGATTCATGTTTCAGACCTCTCCTGGAGTTACGTACGTCACCCTCGAGAAGTGGTCAAGGTGGGCGATGTCGTCGAAGCACGAGTGCTGGAGATTGACCCTGAAAACCGCAAGCTTTCCCTGGGCTTGAAACAAGTTTTCCCGGACCCCTGGGAAAACATTGATGAAAAATGTCCCCTGGGAAGCACGGTAAAGGTTCGGGTTACCAAAATCACGCCCAGGCGTGCCCTGGTTGAAGTTGAGGAAGGCATTGAGGGTCACATTCCACTGGAAGAACTCTCCTGGAAGAGAATCACCAGAGTTAACGAGGTTGTCAGGAGAAACCAACTGGTAGAGGCGAAAGTCATCGATGTGGACCGGGAGTCAAGGCGGGTTACCTTTAGCATCAAGCAACTGCGCCCCAATCCCTGGGAGGAAGTGGCCCGTAGATGGAAGGTCGGCGACATGGTAGAAGGGAAAATTCAGCGCTTGATGGGATTTGGTGCTTTTGTTGAGCTTGCCCCCGAGGTTGAAGCGTTATTGCCTCTCTCTGAAATTGATTGGGAACCGGTAAAACACCCAGGTCAGGTCTTAAAGAAAAACCAGAGCCTCCAGCTCAAGATCATAGAGTTTGTCCCCGAGGAGCAAAGAATCGTGGTTAGCCGTAAGGCCCTGCTTCCCGACCCCTGGGAAAGGGTAAAAAGCAGGTATCCGGTAGGAAGCATCCACGATGGCAAAGTAGTAAGACTGGTTGATTTTGGCGCCTTTGTGGAACTGGAAGAAGGATGGGACGGTCTGGTCCACATCTCCGAAATTTCTGAAGAACGCATTTCTTCCCCAGCCGAAGTGCTTTCGGTCGGTGAAAACGTTCGGGTGAAGGTTATCAAGCTGGACGACCAGGAACGCAAAATCGGGTTGAGCATTAAGCAAGCCCAGAAAGAAGAAATGCTGACCAGCAAAGAGGAAACCTCTGCCCAGGATGGAAGAGTGACCCTGGGAGATGTTATTGGAGAAAAGCTGAGCTCTATCCTCAACAACCTTCGTAAATGA
- the aspS gene encoding aspartate--tRNA ligase — protein MLRTHTCGELRKEDIGKEVVLCGWVSRLRHHGGIVFIDLRDRYGLTQLVVNSQDPAYEQAEELRIEYVVRAFGVVRARPEGMVNPNLPTGEIEVAVNRLEILSQSQLPPFEIESRKEVDEALRLRYRYLDLRKTKMQRNLLLRHRAAWATRNFLSSEGFVEVETPFLTRSTPEGARDFLVPSRLNPGNFYALPQSPQLFKQLLMVAGMDRYFQIVRCFRDEDLRADRQPEFTQIDLEMSFVDREDVLSVVERLMVELFSQTLGVSLSIPFPRLSWEEAMAKYGSDKPDLRIPLCIDNLNDLFQEEELPGQKEDNADNFLVAGIFFESWQQFSRRLADDFSERARERKIHFSFFRKTPEGVSSPLKKKLSPFCSEKIEQRFCFGENSVLLLAWGNRERVLEFLGEIRVEVGRQLFPVSEKEFSFLWVVDFPLFFWNEEEKRWDSSHHPFTSPFDEDIPLLDVDPARVRAKSYDLVLNGYEIASGSIRIHRRDLQEKIFRLLNIGEEEAKLKFGFLLEAFQYGCPPHGGIAVGFDRLVMLLCGEKSIREVIAFPKTQKGVCLLTDSPAPVSEEQLEVLGITLRDTCNLKRG, from the coding sequence ATGTTGCGTACACACACCTGTGGAGAGCTGAGAAAAGAAGATATTGGAAAAGAAGTTGTTCTCTGTGGCTGGGTTAGTAGATTACGCCATCACGGTGGAATTGTCTTTATTGACTTGAGAGATCGCTATGGGCTGACTCAACTGGTGGTGAACTCCCAAGACCCTGCTTATGAACAGGCCGAAGAGCTCCGGATTGAGTACGTTGTTCGAGCTTTTGGAGTAGTCAGAGCAAGACCTGAAGGAATGGTTAATCCCAACCTTCCTACCGGCGAGATAGAGGTAGCAGTTAATCGGCTGGAAATCCTTTCTCAATCTCAGCTTCCCCCTTTTGAAATAGAAAGCCGCAAGGAAGTTGACGAAGCTTTGCGCCTGCGCTATCGATATCTTGACCTGCGCAAAACTAAAATGCAACGGAATCTTTTGCTCCGACATCGTGCTGCCTGGGCAACCCGTAATTTTTTGAGCTCCGAAGGTTTTGTAGAGGTGGAAACTCCCTTCCTCACCCGGAGCACTCCGGAAGGAGCCCGCGACTTTCTGGTGCCCAGCCGCTTGAACCCCGGTAATTTCTACGCTCTTCCTCAATCTCCGCAGCTCTTTAAACAGCTCCTGATGGTTGCCGGCATGGACCGCTACTTTCAAATTGTGCGCTGCTTCAGGGACGAAGACCTGAGGGCCGATCGCCAGCCCGAGTTCACCCAGATAGATCTTGAAATGTCTTTCGTAGATCGAGAAGATGTACTCTCGGTGGTAGAACGATTGATGGTAGAGCTTTTCTCCCAAACGCTTGGTGTATCGCTTTCCATTCCTTTTCCCCGACTGAGCTGGGAAGAAGCCATGGCAAAATATGGCTCTGATAAACCAGATTTGCGCATTCCATTGTGTATTGACAACCTGAATGATCTCTTTCAGGAAGAAGAACTTCCCGGTCAAAAAGAGGATAATGCAGATAACTTCTTAGTGGCAGGGATATTTTTCGAATCCTGGCAGCAGTTTTCGCGCAGGTTAGCTGATGATTTTTCAGAGAGAGCCCGGGAGAGAAAAATCCACTTCAGCTTTTTCCGAAAAACCCCTGAAGGAGTCAGCTCACCACTTAAAAAGAAACTTTCTCCTTTCTGTTCTGAAAAGATAGAGCAGCGTTTCTGCTTTGGAGAAAATTCGGTTTTGCTTCTTGCCTGGGGCAACAGGGAAAGGGTCCTGGAATTTTTGGGAGAAATCAGGGTAGAAGTGGGACGCCAACTGTTCCCGGTGTCGGAGAAGGAATTTTCTTTCCTCTGGGTGGTGGATTTTCCGCTCTTTTTCTGGAACGAAGAGGAGAAGCGCTGGGACTCCAGTCACCACCCCTTTACTTCTCCTTTCGATGAGGATATACCACTCCTTGACGTTGATCCTGCCCGGGTTCGTGCCAAGTCCTACGACCTGGTCCTCAACGGCTACGAGATTGCTTCAGGAAGCATCCGGATTCACCGGCGGGATCTTCAGGAAAAAATTTTCAGGTTGCTCAACATTGGGGAAGAGGAAGCTAAACTAAAATTTGGCTTTTTGCTGGAAGCCTTTCAGTATGGATGCCCTCCTCATGGGGGGATTGCCGTGGGTTTCGATCGACTGGTTATGCTTTTGTGCGGAGAAAAATCCATCCGAGAGGTTATTGCTTTTCCCAAAACCCAGAAAGGAGTGTGTCTGCTTACCGACTCTCCGGCACCGGTTTCTGAAGAACAGCTGGAGGTGCTGGGGATTACTTTGCGGGATACTTGCAATTTGAAAAGAGGTTAG